A region of the Cytobacillus sp. IB215665 genome:
AAGCAGTAGAATCATGATTCGTCAAAAAGAAATAATTGGATATCGCAATATTTGAAATAGCGGTTAAAATAATAGGTATATAATTTTCATATAGTGAGATCACTGTTACGTATAGAACAACTAGGAAAAACATAATAATTGATGGATCTACACTAAAAACGACATATGTAGTAATAACAGAAGAAAGAACGACTAGATACATCGTATAAAAGATGAATTTCCTTTTTAAAATTAATACAGTGATAATCGTGTTAATAATTAGATCAGGTATGGATTGTATAAGACTTAAGCGTAATCCAGCATGAAAAAAGTTCCATAAAAAAACACATGTAAATGTAAACCATAGTATTGAAATAAGTAGTTTATTTCTTTTTTCAACTAATTCTATGTTTGTCATATGTATGAACCCCCTTACCTAAAATGCCTCTAGGGCTCTTTGATTTTACCATTTTTTATATAATTAATTCATTAAGATATAAATCGGTTTTTGACATATTTGTGACAATAGAATTTCCACTTCATATATTGAGAAGGCTATTTGATATAATAACAATATAAATAACTAGGCTCTTTTTTAAAGTAATGTTGCTATTTATTCTAAACTAGAAGATAATGAAGTTGTTTTACTCAACAGTCATTCTTTTTTAGAGAAAAAGATGCCATTTAATCTATTGATATACCGTATTATTTTTTTGTATGAAAAAACAATCTATGCGAAAGCAGCCAAAAATTATTACAGCGTCCAACCAGAGGTGATCATAGTGGATGTTGGGGCTATTATCTTAGCAGGTGGCCAATCTAAGAGGATGGGCACAAATAAAGCATTACTAAGGATTGAAGGAAAATACAATATTGTGAGAATGAAAGAAGCGTTACAATTGATGTTTGAAGAAATCATCCTTGTAACAAATCAAGAACAACAATACAAGTTTTTAGAGATTCCCATTGTCCCTGATCTTGTAGATGCAAAAGGACCTCTTGCTGGGTTGCAAGCTGGTTTACAAGCGGCCAAAAATGATAAAAATGTTGTTGTGGCTTGTGATATGCCATTTATATCGACATCGGTTACATCATATTTACTTTCGCAAGCGCATGGTTGTGACGCAGTCGTCCCTATTATTGATGGCAAAATCCACCCATTGTATGCAGTATATAGTAAAAGTGCATTGCCAATTATTCATTCGAGCTTAAAGGAAAACCAATTAAAAGTTGTAGATGTATTATCTCGTCTTCAAGTTCGTTACATTGATGAAAAGGAGTTAATGGCGTTAGAAGACATTGATTTAGGAAAATCATTTTTTAATATGAACTATCCGATGGATTATGAAAAGGTAAAACGTTGGGTAAAGGACAAAGATACTAATAAGTAGTTCGTTTTTTTAGGTGAACATGATAAACTACATTTAGTAGTTATCTCTAACAATATGTGCATGCTCATAAAAAGGAGATGGTATGAATGTTAACAAACATCGGAATACCTGGATTAATATTAATTCTCGTTTTAGCTTTAATAATTTTTGGACCGAAGAAATTACCTGAGATTGGTAGAGCTACTGGGGAAACATTAAAAGAATTCAAAAAATCAGCTCGTGAGCTAACTAGTGACGTAACAGATGAAGTAAAAGAAGTGAATCAAATCGTCAAAAATGAAGAGAAAAAGTAATATTTAGGTTGATCCACCTTTTAAGGAGAGTTGGGTTAACCTTTTTTTTTGCCTTTTTCGCATAAGTTGTTACTTTTTTTAAGATATAAGCACGTTCGTGGCATTTTTTCTAGTTTTACAATTATTTAGCTCTCATAAAACTCTTCAAGTTTATGGAAAGGGACTTTTTTTAGTCTACGCCTTCTCAAATTGGTGATCAGGGTGTCTGCGTCTTTCTTATTTGTTTTGTTAT
Encoded here:
- the tatA gene encoding twin-arginine translocase TatA/TatE family subunit, whose product is MLTNIGIPGLILILVLALIIFGPKKLPEIGRATGETLKEFKKSARELTSDVTDEVKEVNQIVKNEEKK
- a CDS encoding molybdenum cofactor guanylyltransferase; translation: MPFNLLIYRIIFLYEKTIYAKAAKNYYSVQPEVIIVDVGAIILAGGQSKRMGTNKALLRIEGKYNIVRMKEALQLMFEEIILVTNQEQQYKFLEIPIVPDLVDAKGPLAGLQAGLQAAKNDKNVVVACDMPFISTSVTSYLLSQAHGCDAVVPIIDGKIHPLYAVYSKSALPIIHSSLKENQLKVVDVLSRLQVRYIDEKELMALEDIDLGKSFFNMNYPMDYEKVKRWVKDKDTNK